The genomic DNA TACGGGCAAACTTTTCGATATCGAGCACACTCATGCCCGGATTGGACAAGGTTTCGCCAAACAAAGCCTTTGTGTTCGGACGGAAAGCAGCCGATATTTCTTCTTCCGAAGCATCAGGGTCGACGAATGTCACTTCGATGCCTAACTTCTTCATTGTCACGCCGAACAGGTTGAACGTTCCACCGTAGATCGTGGACGAGCAAACCATATGGTCTCCGGCCTGGCAGATGTTGAATACGGCATAGAAATTGGCTGCCTGTCCGGAAGATGTCAGCATGGCGCCTACGCCACCTTCCAAAGCGGCGATCTTGGCTGCGACAGCATCGTTTGTCGGGTTTTGCAGGCGGGTATAGAAATATCCGCTCTCTTCCAAGTCGAACAGTTTGGCCATCTGTTCACTGGTGTCATACTTGAATGTCGTGCTCTGATAGATGGGCAGGACGCGCGGTTCTCCCTTTTTCGGTTGCCAGCCTCCCTGCACGCAGAGGGTTTCCGGCTTTAATGAATTGTTCATTATGATAATGTTTTACTATGTATTTGTTATTATCCGGCAAAAATAAGGAATAGTTTGTTTGTATCACAATATCTTCTTCTGTAAAATACGGAACCAAATGAATGCGACGATCCCTTTCAGCATACTGGAAATGCTGATTGCCCACCAGACACCGGTAATGCCCAGCCCCATTGCTGTCAACCCGATCGCCATTGGGATACGAAGGCTGTTGAACGTGATGCTGATGATGGCGGGTGGGAGCGTGCGGCCCGTACCGTAGAATAATCCCTGCATTGTTATTTCCAGCATCATGAACAACATAGAGTAGCCGTCGATGCGAAGGAAAACGCCTCCTGCCTCATAAGCGGCCTTTTCGGGTATGATCAGTGAGAATACTTCGCTGCCGAAGAACACGAAAAGCAACGTACAGAAGATTCCGAACAGGGCAGTCATTTTCAGTGTCGTATGGTAAGCACCCAGGACACGTTCTTTTTTCCGGGCGGCAAAGTTTTGCGCCACGAACGTGCTTAGAGCCGTGCTGAATCCTTGCGAGGTATTCCAGGCGATCGCTTCGATCTGTCCGCCGGCTGTCATCGTCATCAGTCCGATATGTCCGCCATAGGTGGAGGCCGTGCGTGCCATCATCAGGTTGATAACGGCAAACAGACTGTTTAGCAGTGCTACGGGAAGCCCCAACTGAAAGATTCGTCTGCTGTAGCGGCTTTTCAACCGGATGAGGAAAGGGAATCCTCCGAACAGCCGTTTTTTCTTTTTCAGGTAATAGATAAAGATGGCCAGTACGGTCGCTTCCGACAACCAAGTCGCACAAGCCGCTCCGTTTGTTCCCATTCCAAACCCGAATATAAACAACGGATCGAGTACCATATTCATGATCAATCCGCTACCGCTGACATAGAACGGGATTTTACTTAGTCCAGCCGCATTATAAATTCCGGTACAGGCGGCTGCCAAGAAAATGAACGGAAACCCGGTTGCCACGATCTTGAGATAAGATACTGCTGTGCCGGAAATTTCTGTGTCGAGCTTGAAGAAACTGATGATCGGATTTGCCAGGACGAACAGCAGAAATCCCCAACAGACGGAAATCATAAGGGCGATCGTCAGGTTGTGGGAGGCAAAGGCGCGGGCATCATCTTCCTCACGGGCTCCGATGCTTTGTGCCACGCTGACTTCCGAACCCACTTTATTCAGATAGGAGATCGAAGTCGTCATCCACGTCAGGATACCGACAGCTCCGATAGCGGCTACCGCTTCGCTACCCAGACGCCCTACCCAGGCCATATCGGTGATACTGTAGGCCATTTGTATAAACGAGGTTCCCATGATGGGAAGCGCCAGGTTGAACAGTTGCTTTTTAATAGGCCCTTCTGTCAGATTTTTTGTTCCTTGCATGTTTGTTTATTTAATTCGGGGACAAAGATACGATGTTTTCCGCTGAAAAGATGTCGGCATGCAGCATGCCGGGGAGCTTTTGCCTGAAAACAGCCTCTACATGCCTCATGCCGGGATGTTTTTGTTGGAAAACAGCCTCGCATGTTTCATGCCAGCTTCTCTATAAACAAAAACAGCCTGTCGCGAGTGGCGGCAGGCTGTACGGATAAAAATTAGTATCAGAAATTGATGTTTACCCCGATCATCGCGCTGAAACTCTGCATCGGATAGCCGTAATAGAGTTCGTATTTCTGGAACAGGACGTTGTTCAGTTTCAGATACAGCCCGAAGGTGTCATTTAGGGTGTAAGTTCCGGTCAGGTTGAGTTCGTTGATGTTTTTCATCTTTTCACCTTCCGATCTTCCTAAGAACGTCTTGCGGCCGGTTGCTAAATAATAATCCAAAGAAGCAGTTACTTGGCTGATCGGACGGACGGTGATGCCGGCTGTCAATTCCATTTCGGGTTTGCCGTAAGCATCTTCGATATCGTCGACGTTCCAACTATTGTAGACACCTTTCAGGTTGATGTCGAATAATTGCTGATAGCTATATTTCAGATTGACACCGCCGAACGCATGTTTTGCATTTGCTTGCAAAGCTCTACTGGTATTGGCAAAAATATCGCCTTGCACACTTGGAGCAAGGAGCGTCGGAGCAAAGAAAACTTCATCACTCGTGATCTTATATCCCCCGAATACATCGAACCAGAAACCGGGAGCGATACCGCTTCTGATACCGACCGTCCCATCCAGATAGTTACGGGAAGGAAGCAGCTCCATCGTCGGGTTGATATAGCGGTTGACCTGCGAAATTTCGTACATGCTGTTTGAGTAGAGTTTGCCACCGGCAACCAGGTAAAGCTCGGTTTTATCGGCAACTTCCACGTCAGCCGTAATATTCGGGGAGGCCATGAATTTGCTGTTGTCACCGGTCACGAACATGATGTTCGCACCTAACTTCAAATTCCAATTGTCTCCCGACACTTTGTAATAAGGCGAAAGAGTTGCTTCGGCATGGTTTTCAAATTCCAGATATTCCTGTCCGCCCATTGTCGGCAGGCTGTAATTGAAGTATTCTACGTTTCCTCCTAATCCGATGCGCTGTTCACCGCCGAAACGGGCGTTCAAATCAAACTTTACGTCGAACGTATGTTCCGTAGGTCCGTCCTGCTCCTTGCTTAACGCATATTTATGGGAGAAGTTGGTATATCCGAGATCTAACAGATAGCCGACAGGAGCGTCTTCTTTCGATTCGACTCCGATCTTTGCCTGGATAGTCTGGTTTACCTGATTGGTCTCACGGTCGAAATTTTCCGGAACTAATGTTACTGATGATTCGGGACTGTAAACCGGTAGCCCGTAGTAATTGAATGCGGAGTATCCGTATTTGATCCCCATGTCCAACGATAGTTTTTCAAATGCGTGTTTGAAGTTGAGTCCACCTAAGTTATCATTCAATTTGGCCTTAACCTTGTCGAAGTCCGTATCGATATATTTCACCTTCCCGTTCGTCGAACGATGGGAGAACCAGATATTCAGCTTATCCTTGTCCGTGCTCAGGATGTGGTAGCCTAAGTCGCCGTTCAGGTTCAGATACGTACCGCCGCCGAAGTTGAAATAACCGCGGCGTTTGTTGTACTGGATATCCGTCATGATATTGCCTGAAGGCAGGAGGCTGATCTCCTTCTCCGGATCGGCGGGGACGGTGAAAGTCGCGTAGTCGATCGCCATCTTCTTGACAACCGGTTCTTTGATGACCGGCAATGTGTTCACTTTGCTGGCATCCTGTACGGTCGGGTCATATTCGCGTTCAAGCGTCATTTCCCGGTTCAGGTTTTTTTCCTTCGTTTTGTCTTCCTGTGCGCTGACGGTTGCGACACTCCCTAACAGGGCCATCACACACAGTGCTTTGATGTTGTATATTGTCTTCATCACTTTTTCTTAGTTCTTAAGTTTACCCAATCTATTTTCTATCATACCGGCGATATCGTCGTCACCTTTATAATTGTTCTGCAGGCTGGTGAGGTATTGACGAGCCTGGAAGTCATCACCCTGGCGGATATAGATGTCGGCCAGCAGGATAAATCCGCGAGCCAGCCAGTATTGGTGAGGCGTACCGTTCTCAATGAAGTTCATGAGCACCTTTTCGGCATTCTTGTCATCGTTGGTATCGTAATATAGTTGGGCCAACAGATATTTGGCCTCCGCACCGTGTACCGTACGGGTATCTTTGCTCAATTCTTTCAGGTCGGCAAGCGCCTTGTTCGCCTGTTTTTGGGCGATATAGGCTTTAGCACGTACGTAACGGGCTTCGGCTTCCAGTTCGGGAGAGAGCTTCGGTTCTTTCAGCAATTCGTCTGCCGCCAGAAGGGCATCCTTTTGCTGTCCCGTCTGCAAGGCGCAGCGCATGATGCCTAAACGGGCGGCCTGTCTGTTCTCCGGATTCTCGGCTACGATCTGCAAGCGTTTGAAGCTTTCCAATGCGGCCGGATAATCTTTGCTCAGGTATTCGATTTCGGCCGTGCGGGCAACCGATTCTTCGAGGAACTTGGTGTCGCCGCTGGCAATGACCGATTTGAACCGTTGGATGGCTTCGTCGAACTCTTTCTTGGCAAAAGCGATGCTACCTAAGTAGAAGTTGGCATTCGAACTGAACGCCCCTTCGGGGAATGTTTGCAGGTAGTTGATCAGGCTACGGCGAGCACCGTCGTTGTCACCGCGCATGAAGAGTTTTTCGGCGGCGATATAGGTCAGCGAATCCTGTTCGCCTACTTCCAAGCGGATGTTGCCGCCTATGGAGTTCACATAGCTGGCATAAGCATTGATATCGTTGAGGTCGATATAAACAGACTTCAAATCCTGCAATGCGATTTTAGCTTCTTCGCTACCCGGATAATTGCTGATCACCTGCTTGTAGGCGGCGAGCGCCTTTTCCGGCTGGTTGTCGTTGTAGTATAGTAAACCGAGCTGGATGCCTGCTTTACGTGCCAGGCTGCTCAGAGGAAATTCGCGGATCAGCTTTTCGAACGCCTGTGCGGCGGAAGAGCTGTTTTCGAGCAAGACATAAGAGCGTCCTTTCTCGAACAACGCATCGTCTACATATTGCGATTCCGGATATTCGCTGATCAGGCGGTCCATTGCGCTGATCTTGCCTTTATAGTCTTTCTGCAACCCTAACAGGAATCCTTTCTGGTAGATCGAGTAATCGCCAGCGGAAGGAGACAACTGGGCTGCACGTGAATAGTTTTCTTCTGCCAGACTGAACTGGCGGTTCTGATACAGGCAATCGCCGATACGGTTGTAAGCGTCAGCCAAAGAAGCGGCCTGCCGATTACTTTCCAGGTCGACATATTGGCGGAAACGGTTCAGGGCCGCACTGTAATCCCTCAGTTTGAAATAGCTGTAACCTAAGTTATAATAAGCCAGAGCATACATGTCCGTATTGCGCTGGCGCGTATTGTTCAGATACGTGCGATAGTCCGATATCGCGTTTTCATATTCTCCCATGCGGTAGTAGGATTCGCCACGCCAGAAATAGGCGTCGTTGCGGGCTTCCATATTATAAGAACCGAGCTGGATTGCCTGGCTGAACAAACTAACGGCGTCATCCAGCTTGACATTGGCAAAAGCCTGTGTTCCGAGTTGGAAAAGGATGTCCTGTTTGGCTTCCAGTATCTTGGTGCTCGGATGTTTGATCTTGTTGATTGATTTCAAAGCGGCTTCGTAGTTTTTGGTAGTCAGGTAGACTTCGACCAGATAGTCGTTCACCTTGTCTGCGTATTGCGAGTTAGGAAAATCGTTCAGGAAGTCTTCGAAGATCGTCACCGACTCGCCGAACCCTGTAAATGCCGTTTCGTGGATGAGCAATGCGTAGTTGTACATGGCGACTTCCTTTATCTGTTTGTCGAATGAAGAGGTGGCAGCAGCCTCGAATGCCATGCGGGCATTGTTTTTGTCGCCTAACTTCAGGTAAGACTGTCCGAGATAGAGATAGGCGTTCTGTGTCAGCTCGTCGTTCTGGCGTACGGTCCGGCTCAGGGCGTTGACCGTATTGCTGTAATTCCCTTTATTGAAGTAGCATACACCTAAAATGTACAGATCGCTGCGGAGCGGGTTTTCCGTAGATGAAACATATTTGCTCAACATCCGGATCGCTTTTTCCTGGTCGCCTAAATGATAATATGAATCACCGACGATCCGGTACATCTCGCTGTTGTTCTTGCTATCGGGATATAGAGAGAGAAGCTCTTCACCTTCTTTCACTACCTTTTCGTATTTGCTCTGGATAAAATAAATCTGTGCGATGTAGTATTGTGACTGCTCGCGGTATTTCGGGCTCTCTTTCAGACGGGAAAACTCGATCAGAGCATTGTTGTAATTCCCCATCGCGTAGTCGATGTAGGCGACATAATAGGTCGAGGCTTCCTTATATTTGTCTCCGACCTGCTCGATCCGTGCGAAGTAGCCGCGGGCTTTTTCCATCTCACCAGTCTGCAACAGCGAATAAGCCAGACGGAAAGAATAAGCCTCCTGCTGTTCGGGACTTAACATGTCGATATCGGCTTCGTTGAACCAGAAAATAGCTTTTTCATATTCACCGCGTTTGAAATGTACGGAACCGATCATGTAACCGATCTCGTCGCTATGGCGGGAAGCTGGATATTCTTCCAGATAGTCTTTTAGCAACTCGTCTGCATTAGGGCGTCCCTGTTCATAAGCGGCATAGACCAGCATATAGTCTGCCTCTTGGATCAGGTCGGCATTCGTGGAATGCTGTTTGTAAGCCTCCAACTTGTCAATGCAACCGGCATAATTTTTTAAACTAAACAACTCTTTCCCTTCTACAAATAGGCGATCCGGTGCATCAAACTGGTACGACCGCTGCCCGTATGCGACATGACTCCCCACCACTATGCACAGTGGAATAAGTATTCTTTTCATCACTCCTTAGCTTTTATAATACAGATATATATATAAATATAACGGTATATGTTGGTTCTAAGTTGCAAATATAAGAAATATATTACTTTATATAGCGGTCTACTGCTTTTTTGATAGATTGCAATCCGAAATCGTCCGAATTCAACTGGTTGGCTGGCAGAATAATGATCTCGGCTGCATCGTCTTCAGCTTTTGCTCCGTCGAAGGATTCGGTCAGACATTCGAAGAACATATCGACCGTATGTACCTCGAAGCCGGAATAGGGATAAAGATTGGGAATGGAAAAGAGATAACGGCAGCCGGCGATGTCAAGTCCCGTTTCCTCTTTCACTTCCCGGTGGGCTGCATCTTCGGCTGATTCATACATATCGACAAAGCCTCCCGGCAAGTCGAGTGTCCCTTTAGCGGGTTCTTTGGCACGACGTACCAACAGCAGTTCTCCTTTTGAATTGCGGATGAAGCAGGCGACAGCCGAGGAAGGATTGAAATAATAGACGAACCCACAAGTTGTGCATTGTTTGGCTTTCTCGTTGCGTTCCACAAATGTCCTGGCTCCGCATTTCGGACAATACGTAAATTGATGTAAAGGATGGGACATGATATTTTATATTTAATAGTCAGGCACGGATTACACGGATTTCACTGTTCTAACAAACTGTGCAATCCGCGAAATCCGTGCCTGAAATAGCTTTGTGTTTTTATTACTTCACTTCCCAACCCAGTGCGCTTGCGCCCAATACGGCTGCATCGCTTTCTTTCAATTGGGAGAATAATAATTTTGTCTTGCCTTCGAACACTTTCAACATGTTCTTTTCCATTGAACGTTTGATCGGATTCATAATCAGATCTCCGGCTTTAGTTAGGCCTCCGAACAGGATGATCGCTTCTGGGCTGGAGAATGCAACGAAATCAGCGAATGCTTCACCCAGGATGTTACCTGTGAATTCGAAGATTTCCAAAGCCAGCTTGTCATTCTTCATTGCTGCGTCATACACGTCTTTGGATGTGATTTCGTCCGGATCCAATTCGCGAAGCAAGCTGTCATCCTTACGGATTTCCAGAAATTCGCGTGCCGTACGGGCAACTCCTGTAGCAGAAGCATATGCTTCCAAACAACCTTGACGACCACAACCACAAGGACGTCCGTTATTACGACGCATGATCACGTGACCTAGCTCGCCTGCAAATCCATCATGCCCGTAAACCAGGTTACCGCCGATTACGATGCCGCTCCCGACACCTGTACCTAATGTGATCACGATAAAGTCTTTCATACCGCGGGCAGCACCATACGTCATTTCACCGATAGCAGCTGCATTCGCATCATTTGTCAATGCCACGGGCACACCACCCACCTTTTCGCTGATTAACTGAGCCAAAGGAATTTTACCTTTCCAAGGAAGGTTTGGTGCAAATTCGATACAACCGTTAAAGAAGTTACCGTTCGGAGCTCCTACACCTATACCTTTTATTTTATCTACACCGCCTGCCTGGTCGATCACTAATTTCAGGCCATTTGCAAGTTCGCTGACATAATCGTCGACATCAGTATACTTTCCGGTTTTAATTGAACTACTGTACAAGATCGTTCCTCTTGCATCTACTACGCCAAAAACAGTATTGGTACCACCTATATCGATACCTACTACATAAGGCTTCTCCATGATTTTATATTTTAGATTAATAATGCTTTTTCTGGAAAGCAAATATAAGAGGAATCTGGTAAGGTACAATGATTTTATTCAAAAAAAACCGAAATGGACGTGAATATGTTACCCGATATGTTATTTAGCAGGTAAAATTTCAATCCAATAATCGTCTGGATCATTGATGAAATACAAGCCCATCTCGTTATTTTCGAAACAGATGTATCCGAGTTCTCGGTGATATTCGCGTACCTTGTCATAATCGCCGGCTACACGGAAACAGAGATGGCTTTCATTGTCTCCCAATTCGTATGCTTCTTTCCGGTCGCGAAGCCAGGTCAGTTCCAACAGAAATCCTGTCTCGTTGTCTGTCAGATAAACCAAGGTGAACGAACCGTCTGTCGCTTCCTTGCGGTGATGTTCTTTCAAACCAAGCGCTTTTCCATAAAACGCAATACTTCTGTCCAGATCCAAGACATTGATATTAAAATGATCAAATCTGCTCTTTATTTCCATTTTCTCTCTATTTTTTTATTTTCTATTTTCAAATGTCTGTCCCTTCTCCCGGAACGGATATCAACGCATACCGGCAACCACGCAATTCCGCGTAAGGTCTGAAAGCAACCACCTCCGCCGGACGATCCCAAAAATGCATCGGTACAAAGATATTGGTTTT from Parabacteroides merdae ATCC 43184 includes the following:
- a CDS encoding MATE family efflux transporter; protein product: MQGTKNLTEGPIKKQLFNLALPIMGTSFIQMAYSITDMAWVGRLGSEAVAAIGAVGILTWMTTSISYLNKVGSEVSVAQSIGAREEDDARAFASHNLTIALMISVCWGFLLFVLANPIISFFKLDTEISGTAVSYLKIVATGFPFIFLAAACTGIYNAAGLSKIPFYVSGSGLIMNMVLDPLFIFGFGMGTNGAACATWLSEATVLAIFIYYLKKKKRLFGGFPFLIRLKSRYSRRIFQLGLPVALLNSLFAVINLMMARTASTYGGHIGLMTMTAGGQIEAIAWNTSQGFSTALSTFVAQNFAARKKERVLGAYHTTLKMTALFGIFCTLLFVFFGSEVFSLIIPEKAAYEAGGVFLRIDGYSMLFMMLEITMQGLFYGTGRTLPPAIISITFNSLRIPMAIGLTAMGLGITGVWWAISISSMLKGIVAFIWFRILQKKIL
- a CDS encoding TonB-dependent receptor produces the protein MKTIYNIKALCVMALLGSVATVSAQEDKTKEKNLNREMTLEREYDPTVQDASKVNTLPVIKEPVVKKMAIDYATFTVPADPEKEISLLPSGNIMTDIQYNKRRGYFNFGGGTYLNLNGDLGYHILSTDKDKLNIWFSHRSTNGKVKYIDTDFDKVKAKLNDNLGGLNFKHAFEKLSLDMGIKYGYSAFNYYGLPVYSPESSVTLVPENFDRETNQVNQTIQAKIGVESKEDAPVGYLLDLGYTNFSHKYALSKEQDGPTEHTFDVKFDLNARFGGEQRIGLGGNVEYFNYSLPTMGGQEYLEFENHAEATLSPYYKVSGDNWNLKLGANIMFVTGDNSKFMASPNITADVEVADKTELYLVAGGKLYSNSMYEISQVNRYINPTMELLPSRNYLDGTVGIRSGIAPGFWFDVFGGYKITSDEVFFAPTLLAPSVQGDIFANTSRALQANAKHAFGGVNLKYSYQQLFDINLKGVYNSWNVDDIEDAYGKPEMELTAGITVRPISQVTASLDYYLATGRKTFLGRSEGEKMKNINELNLTGTYTLNDTFGLYLKLNNVLFQKYELYYGYPMQSFSAMIGVNINF
- a CDS encoding tetratricopeptide repeat protein, which translates into the protein MKRILIPLCIVVGSHVAYGQRSYQFDAPDRLFVEGKELFSLKNYAGCIDKLEAYKQHSTNADLIQEADYMLVYAAYEQGRPNADELLKDYLEEYPASRHSDEIGYMIGSVHFKRGEYEKAIFWFNEADIDMLSPEQQEAYSFRLAYSLLQTGEMEKARGYFARIEQVGDKYKEASTYYVAYIDYAMGNYNNALIEFSRLKESPKYREQSQYYIAQIYFIQSKYEKVVKEGEELLSLYPDSKNNSEMYRIVGDSYYHLGDQEKAIRMLSKYVSSTENPLRSDLYILGVCYFNKGNYSNTVNALSRTVRQNDELTQNAYLYLGQSYLKLGDKNNARMAFEAAATSSFDKQIKEVAMYNYALLIHETAFTGFGESVTIFEDFLNDFPNSQYADKVNDYLVEVYLTTKNYEAALKSINKIKHPSTKILEAKQDILFQLGTQAFANVKLDDAVSLFSQAIQLGSYNMEARNDAYFWRGESYYRMGEYENAISDYRTYLNNTRQRNTDMYALAYYNLGYSYFKLRDYSAALNRFRQYVDLESNRQAASLADAYNRIGDCLYQNRQFSLAEENYSRAAQLSPSAGDYSIYQKGFLLGLQKDYKGKISAMDRLISEYPESQYVDDALFEKGRSYVLLENSSSAAQAFEKLIREFPLSSLARKAGIQLGLLYYNDNQPEKALAAYKQVISNYPGSEEAKIALQDLKSVYIDLNDINAYASYVNSIGGNIRLEVGEQDSLTYIAAEKLFMRGDNDGARRSLINYLQTFPEGAFSSNANFYLGSIAFAKKEFDEAIQRFKSVIASGDTKFLEESVARTAEIEYLSKDYPAALESFKRLQIVAENPENRQAARLGIMRCALQTGQQKDALLAADELLKEPKLSPELEAEARYVRAKAYIAQKQANKALADLKELSKDTRTVHGAEAKYLLAQLYYDTNDDKNAEKVLMNFIENGTPHQYWLARGFILLADIYIRQGDDFQARQYLTSLQNNYKGDDDIAGMIENRLGKLKN
- a CDS encoding NUDIX domain-containing protein; translated protein: MSHPLHQFTYCPKCGARTFVERNEKAKQCTTCGFVYYFNPSSAVACFIRNSKGELLLVRRAKEPAKGTLDLPGGFVDMYESAEDAAHREVKEETGLDIAGCRYLFSIPNLYPYSGFEVHTVDMFFECLTESFDGAKAEDDAAEIIILPANQLNSDDFGLQSIKKAVDRYIK
- a CDS encoding ROK family protein; this encodes MEKPYVVGIDIGGTNTVFGVVDARGTILYSSSIKTGKYTDVDDYVSELANGLKLVIDQAGGVDKIKGIGVGAPNGNFFNGCIEFAPNLPWKGKIPLAQLISEKVGGVPVALTNDANAAAIGEMTYGAARGMKDFIVITLGTGVGSGIVIGGNLVYGHDGFAGELGHVIMRRNNGRPCGCGRQGCLEAYASATGVARTAREFLEIRKDDSLLRELDPDEITSKDVYDAAMKNDKLALEIFEFTGNILGEAFADFVAFSSPEAIILFGGLTKAGDLIMNPIKRSMEKNMLKVFEGKTKLLFSQLKESDAAVLGASALGWEVK
- a CDS encoding VOC family protein, translating into MEIKSRFDHFNINVLDLDRSIAFYGKALGLKEHHRKEATDGSFTLVYLTDNETGFLLELTWLRDRKEAYELGDNESHLCFRVAGDYDKVREYHRELGYICFENNEMGLYFINDPDDYWIEILPAK